The Xanthomonas sp. CFBP 8443 genome has a window encoding:
- a CDS encoding type B 50S ribosomal protein L31: MKADLHPQYHNVVFHDVTSDFKILTRSTMSSKDKVKWEDGEEYPLIKVEISSASHPFYTGKHKVIDTSGRIDKFQKRYAR, encoded by the coding sequence ATGAAGGCCGACCTCCATCCCCAGTACCACAACGTCGTGTTCCACGACGTCACCTCCGATTTCAAGATCCTGACCCGTTCGACCATGTCCTCGAAGGACAAGGTCAAGTGGGAGGACGGCGAAGAGTATCCGCTGATCAAGGTCGAAATCTCCTCGGCTTCGCATCCGTTCTATACGGGCAAGCACAAGGTCATCGACACCAGCGGCCGCATCGACAAGTTCCAGAAGCGCTACGCGCGCTGA
- the recG gene encoding ATP-dependent DNA helicase RecG has product MPCVQVPAPALSAAGEAPLSALPGVGPKVAEKFAARGLLTLQDLWLHLPLRYEDRTRLTPVAALQPGIPAQVEVRVEAVDRGFRYRPMLRVAVADDSRGTLVLRFFQFRAAQVAQFAVGARLRAFGTPKPGQHGLEMVHPSYQILGGDEIAGLDDSLDPVYPAVEGIGPATLRKLIGQALDRLPAEASLELLPAAMLAELGLPSLRSALLIAHRPPPQADLGALAAGLHPAQQRLALEELLAHHLSLRRQRIALQRQRSPSLRGRGLLAKRLQQSLPFQLTGAQQRVYAQIRADLEKPSPMLRLVQGDVGSGKTVVAALAAMLAVDKGKQAALAAPTELLAEQHLANLRAWLEPLGIRVAWLAGKVTGKARAAVLAQIASGEAQVVVGTHALMQAAVAFHDLALAIVDEQHRFGVHQRLALRDKGATGAGVPHQLVMTATPIPRTLAMAAYADLDVSAIDELPPGRTPVQTIVLSAERRPELVQRIRVACAEGRQAYWVCTLIDETEDSDKPAQGQGGGAGNRIDATAAQATFEALSAQLPELKVGLVHGRMKGAEKQAAMRAFKQGEIDLLVATTVIEVGVDVPNASLMIIENAERLGLAQLHQLRGRVGRGAAASSCVLMYQAPLSAMARQRLQTMRQTNDGFVIAEKDLELRGPGELLGTRQTGLAAFRVADLARDAGLLPRVHALAERLLTESPALADRIVARWVGGAARFAGA; this is encoded by the coding sequence GTGCCGTGCGTGCAGGTTCCGGCGCCGGCGCTGTCGGCGGCAGGCGAGGCGCCGTTGTCGGCGCTGCCGGGCGTCGGCCCGAAGGTCGCCGAGAAGTTCGCCGCGCGTGGCCTGCTGACGCTGCAGGACCTGTGGCTGCACCTGCCGCTCCGCTATGAGGACCGTACCCGGCTGACCCCGGTGGCGGCGCTGCAGCCGGGCATCCCGGCGCAGGTCGAGGTGCGGGTGGAGGCGGTGGATCGCGGGTTCCGCTACCGGCCGATGCTGCGCGTGGCGGTGGCCGACGATTCGCGCGGCACGCTGGTGCTGCGCTTCTTCCAGTTCCGCGCCGCGCAGGTGGCGCAGTTCGCGGTGGGTGCGCGGCTGCGCGCGTTCGGCACGCCCAAGCCGGGCCAGCACGGCCTGGAGATGGTGCATCCGAGCTACCAGATCCTCGGCGGCGACGAAATCGCAGGACTGGACGACAGCCTGGACCCGGTCTACCCGGCGGTCGAGGGCATCGGCCCGGCGACGCTGCGCAAGCTGATCGGCCAGGCGCTGGACCGGCTGCCCGCCGAAGCGTCGCTGGAGCTGTTGCCGGCGGCGATGCTGGCCGAACTGGGCCTGCCCTCGCTGCGCAGCGCGCTGCTGATCGCGCACCGGCCGCCACCGCAGGCCGACCTGGGCGCGCTCGCCGCCGGCCTGCATCCGGCGCAGCAGCGGCTGGCGCTGGAAGAACTGCTGGCCCATCACCTGAGCCTGCGCCGCCAGCGCATCGCGCTGCAGCGCCAGCGTTCGCCGTCGCTGCGCGGCCGCGGCCTGCTGGCCAAGCGCCTGCAGCAGTCGCTGCCGTTCCAGCTCACCGGCGCGCAGCAGCGGGTGTACGCGCAGATCCGCGCCGATCTGGAAAAGCCCTCGCCGATGCTGCGCCTGGTGCAGGGCGACGTCGGCAGCGGCAAGACCGTGGTCGCGGCGCTGGCGGCGATGCTGGCGGTGGACAAGGGCAAGCAGGCGGCGCTGGCGGCGCCGACCGAACTGCTCGCCGAGCAGCACCTGGCCAACCTGCGCGCCTGGCTGGAACCGCTCGGCATCCGCGTCGCCTGGCTGGCCGGCAAGGTCACCGGCAAGGCGCGCGCCGCGGTGCTGGCGCAGATCGCTTCTGGCGAGGCGCAAGTGGTGGTTGGCACCCACGCGCTGATGCAGGCCGCGGTGGCCTTCCACGATCTGGCCCTGGCCATCGTCGACGAGCAGCACCGCTTCGGCGTGCACCAGCGCCTGGCCTTGCGCGACAAGGGCGCCACCGGCGCCGGCGTGCCGCACCAACTGGTGATGACCGCCACTCCGATCCCGCGCACGCTGGCGATGGCCGCGTATGCCGACCTGGACGTGTCGGCGATCGACGAGCTGCCGCCCGGGCGCACGCCGGTGCAGACCATCGTGCTCAGTGCCGAGCGCCGCCCGGAGCTGGTGCAGCGCATCCGCGTGGCCTGCGCCGAAGGCCGCCAGGCGTACTGGGTGTGCACCCTGATCGACGAAACCGAGGACAGCGACAAGCCGGCGCAGGGGCAGGGCGGCGGCGCCGGCAACCGCATCGACGCCACGGCCGCGCAGGCCACCTTCGAGGCGTTGTCGGCGCAGCTGCCGGAGCTGAAGGTGGGGCTGGTGCACGGCCGCATGAAGGGCGCCGAGAAGCAGGCGGCGATGCGCGCGTTCAAACAGGGCGAGATCGACCTGCTGGTCGCCACCACGGTCATCGAGGTCGGCGTCGACGTGCCCAACGCGTCGCTGATGATCATCGAGAACGCCGAGCGCCTGGGCTTGGCGCAACTGCACCAGCTGCGCGGCCGGGTCGGGCGTGGCGCGGCCGCATCAAGTTGCGTGCTGATGTACCAGGCGCCGTTGTCGGCGATGGCGCGGCAGCGGCTGCAGACCATGCGCCAGACCAACGACGGCTTCGTCATCGCCGAGAAGGACCTGGAACTGCGCGGCCCCGGCGAACTGCTCGGCACCCGCCAGACCGGCCTGGCCGCCTTCCGCGTCGCCGACCTGGCGCGCGACGCCGGCCTGCTGCCGCGCGTGCACGCGCTGGCCGAGCGGCTGCTGACCGAGTCGCCGGCCCTGGCCGATCGCATCGTCGCGCGCTGGGTGGGCGGCGCGGCGCGGTTTGCGGGGGCTTAG
- a CDS encoding nucleoside hydrolase — MSDKIPLLIDTDPGVDDALALLMAFADERHEVVGLTIAAGNVGLQHTVRNALKLCEVAGREDVPVYAGCADPLLHPAVDAAHVHGVDGFGDVGLAPSARAAEHEHAALAILRLSHQYAGSLLLVALGPLTNVALALKLDPTLPQRVRRFVVMGGAITCHGNITPAAEFNIAFDPEAAHIVFSGFPHIEVADWEATVAHGLPHREVEQWLAADADKARFYEEISRKTRLWSEDSRGEYWYAADALAMAWALQPDGALEVQSRPLQVELAGVHSRGATLVDWNRQLGLADNAALLIRYDQARFQALARAAVGAG; from the coding sequence ATGAGCGACAAGATTCCCCTGTTGATCGACACCGATCCCGGCGTGGACGACGCCCTGGCCCTGTTGATGGCCTTCGCCGACGAGCGCCACGAGGTGGTCGGCCTGACCATCGCCGCCGGCAACGTCGGTCTGCAGCACACCGTGCGCAATGCGCTGAAGCTGTGCGAAGTGGCCGGGCGCGAGGATGTGCCGGTGTACGCCGGCTGCGCCGATCCGTTGCTGCATCCGGCGGTGGACGCCGCTCACGTGCACGGCGTGGATGGGTTCGGCGATGTCGGCCTGGCGCCGTCGGCGCGTGCCGCCGAGCACGAGCACGCGGCCCTGGCGATCCTGCGCCTGTCGCACCAGTACGCTGGTTCGCTGCTGCTGGTCGCGCTCGGCCCGCTGACCAACGTCGCGCTGGCGCTGAAGCTGGACCCGACCCTGCCGCAGCGGGTGCGTCGCTTCGTGGTGATGGGCGGGGCGATCACCTGCCACGGCAACATCACCCCGGCCGCCGAGTTCAACATCGCCTTCGATCCGGAAGCGGCGCACATCGTGTTTTCCGGGTTCCCGCACATCGAGGTCGCCGACTGGGAGGCCACCGTCGCCCATGGCCTGCCGCACCGCGAGGTCGAACAGTGGCTGGCGGCGGACGCCGACAAGGCGCGCTTCTACGAGGAGATCTCGCGCAAGACCCGGCTGTGGTCGGAGGATTCGCGCGGCGAGTACTGGTATGCCGCCGATGCGCTGGCGATGGCCTGGGCGCTGCAGCCCGACGGCGCGCTGGAGGTGCAGTCGCGGCCGCTGCAGGTCGAACTGGCCGGGGTCCACAGCCGCGGCGCCACCCTGGTCGACTGGAACCGCCAGCTCGGCCTGGCCGACAACGCGGCGCTGCTGATCCGCTACGACCAGGCCCGCTTCCAGGCGCTGGCGCGCGCAGCGGTGGGCGCGGGCTGA